The genomic stretch GTGACAACAGATTAACGGGATTTTACTTGCTTCATTATTTATACTTATGGTGTTTTTGATGATAATTTGTATATAATCATGGCATTGTCAACCGAATCAGTGAGaagtgattgatttttttttagaccTTTGCAGCACATATTGTATGCATTGTCCATATAGATCCAACAATTCTAGCACTTTTCTATTTGCCACAAACAGATTTTCCTTATATGTGTTCAAATGTTAATGGATTTTTATGCCGAACTTTAGATGACATTGCTATACAATCCTTTTTGTAATTGaatgctatttaaaaaaaaatacctttcctGTCTCTAACTTTATTCCATAAAACTTGAAGTGATTATTCTTGCAATCATAAAACAGACCACTGTTTGAGAACAGGTAGCCCAAGAATTCTCATCACTCTGCTTAGGCCACTGGAACAGTGCTTCCTAAGACTCCTTCACAAAGCAGGAGGTAAACATGTAAATATACACTGCACTGTCTTTAGGTTTACTGCATTAAATCTTTCATTTACTTGGGCAATGTGAATACACATTATGGGATGCTGTATTTTATATTTCATATCTCTATAATTCCTTTCAGTATGCAGTGAAGCTAGCTGAAAACCATTGCAAAGTATATATGCAGTAGATAAACTGGTGAGGACTGGTTTCTCTGCAAATATGGCCTTACACATTAATGTAAGTTAACACAAATAATTATATACATATAGCTGAGTGTTCATTACTGCACTTGAGGCTGTACTGTGTATCCAAAAAAAGGCTTGGTGGCAATGGCCTATGTGATTGCACATATGTTTAGAAATCAAATTTCTCTAAGTTGACACTATACTGCCAGCCAAGTGGGCCATTGCCTGCCCTCCAGGGCcgacccgcccatgaggcggggtgaaacttttgcctcaggcggcacttctggaggggcgtcagccgcccgtctgtgtgtgtggggggccgcccgagctggaggggatagcgggcaggaagggggtattgggcctagcggcggggaggggggtcggaccccccctccctcgcctgggtcccccgtcctccgctcccctccagctttagaagtgaggtcgctggctgcagctatattgtaagaggtaacgggcggggaggactcacctcttcctcgttccagcccgagcctgcgctccactgacgtcacttcctgcggagtagcaggaagtgacgtcagtggagcgcaggctcgggctggaacgaggaagaggtgagtcctccccgcccgttacctcttacaatatagctgcagccagcgacctcacttctaaagctggaggggagcggaggatgggggacccaggcgagggagggggggtccgacccccctccccgccgctaggcccaatacccccttcctgcccgctatcccctccagctcgggcggccccccacacacacacggcttggggggggaggggcggcgatttttttgaattttgcctcaggcggcaaaaagtctagggccgggcctgctgcCCTCCAAACCTTTCTGGTCACCTATCAGTTAACTTTAACATCAGTAATTCAAGCCCTTTCCTATGTATTACCACCATCACTCAGGCTAacctcacatccccccccccccccccattggcctTCCCCTCTCTTTTGTTCATCTATACTACATTTCCTTATTAGATCATCTCACCAGCATTCCCCCTCCCCATCACATACAGCTCTCATGCTAAAAATCCATTCTAAAACTTTATTGTATTCTAATCACAGCATGTTCAAGTATACAGCTTCAAATGTTCAAGTAATGTCCATGACCCTAGGCAATAAACTCTTTAGATGATAAGATATACAACTgttacgcctcataaaaataaaaatatttcataACAAAGGTAAATTTTGTAATAAAGGACACACCCTTTTCAAACAATAATTTTATTTAATATCTTTACTATACTTTGTAGCAaatatcttttctttttttgctgaTTTAAGTTTATAATAAACTTTAAATTAcatctatttattttaaaatcaagGCTCTCTTTTATTTATTTGTGAAAATCTCTTATATTTTATAACTATTTTGTTTACGCTTATACATCTATACCCCCATTTGTGGTTTACACTGTCAGATACGTAGTATGTGTAACACCTAAACCAAGGAAAATAAACTCAAAGGCAGTGGACTCTGAAATATATCTTGGCAACAGCAGATAAAGCTAAACTCCCTCAGCAGTCCATACAGCATACTAGCCAATCAGAAACTCATTCGCCCATTCAAACATTCACTTAGCTACTATTTCGTTACTGTTCTCTTTAATAAATAGAGGTGACTTCCCATTGCTTGTTCTTGGAGCTATGCTTTCCTTGATTACTCTGGAAtgaggaaatcatggttctgtggAGGAGGGACTATGCTGAACATCAGATTGTGATTGGACCATATGTGAACATTTACAGCACATCTTCCATATGACAGATCCCGTGGCTTATATTTAGCAGGTTGTGGTTTATTGAGAGttgagcccatttccgtttccttctcgtattattattattgttattatcattattattagttGGCCCAGGGCCTTTCCTGAGTTtcttttgcaaagaaaaaaaggGCTCAAGGTTTTTATTTCGCTATTTGAAGATGTAAAGCTGAGGTCCGGTTTTGGCTGTTGTTGCTCACTGTTTGGTAACATTTGgcaaacaaaacacaaaataaataacGTAACTTTTTCCTTTGATTCTTCTCATTCCTAGATGATTATTGTTGAACGTCACAGAGAACACAACGTCCCCGGAGAACGGATAAGATATTTCCTCTAGaaatccagcaggtggtgctagcgAGAGTGGATTCCTGAAACTTTGGGTCTACTAGAAGATCCGGGTAagtagagcagagagagacaccaTGAGCAAAGGCAGGATGGTAGGATGGATAGGTCTTGGGCTGGCTGATCCACTAGATCCACCGCACATTTGGAACAAGCTGCCTTCAATGTTGAGTTTTTTGGAATCCTTTTTCAGTTTCTCCCACATATCTGCCGCCCCTTCGTGACAGTCTGCGAGCACGGTGACAGCACAGACGTGAAATTCATTCCAGTACCTGTAGGGAACGTAGTAAAGGTAGATGGTTATATTATTTTATGAATATAGCGCTAACattttctgtagcgctgtacatactatagcaaaacaaaacaaacaaaaaaacacaaaacatacaATGATCTCCTGATCAGTTCAAcattgtacaatcaggacatccagtgaCACAAGTTAGCTTACTATCGGGAGAGGAGTGAGATGCTAAACCCATAAATTGCTGTAACCAAGGGCCTACTAACCTGAGCCATTCTCCTCTTTTTAACAAGGCTACATGACATATTTTTATGTATAATTATTCATGCAGGTATAATTATTGAACCAACAGTGAACACGATTCTCCATCTGCAGTCTACTTTCTGTTGTTTATAATTAATCATCATTAAATGCTAAAAGATGAATGCATGAAAGATTTCATTTACCAGAAGTGAATGATCGTTTCATAATCAAAGTTTATATTTTATTCAAGTCTGCATTGCTTGATATATGACAGAGCATCACTGTTTTCGTGGGTAAGGCTCCAGTAATAGGCAGAGACTGGACTGGACAACGGTTCCTCCATGTGTTGCCTTACTCAGTAATATAAAACAATTATGGTTTATTTCCTGTTTTTACTTCGCACACTGACattaaatttgttttttaagACAAAGTAAAATATATTATCAAGAggtctctattattattattattattattatagtaataATACTGATAATAAgagtgttgttattattattatcatcgttAGAGTCGCATAGCAGTAATGAGTTATGTCACAATTTCTGCACCTCATTGATTGCCTGGTGGATGCACTTTTCTGATGACAGCAGAGTCATAGCAGCTGCCATTTGTAGCATCTCTACTGAACACGTGGAATTCCCATCAGTTGAGATTTATCAGCTTAGATCAAATTGCACTTGTGTGGAATTCTGTAAGCACGCGTCTATTCCCAGGGGGGAACATATATTTAAAGTAGATCAGTGACCTCCTGCTTCCCTTTATCTGCAGATTTGAATCTAGCTCACGTCTCCCTCCCCACCAGTCAGCCACCCTTCCCTACAGGCTGTGTAAGGAGGTGTGTGTGTCCCTCTACGTGTCTGTTTGATATCCCCAGACAGACGCCTATGTTTCTAGTAAAGTAACCCAACCGAATCTAATTTATGAGCACTAGTAAACTGCAACGTTCTTACATTTGTTATAAATGATGAAATCCTGATATGCCAGGGATCAGTCTTATAATATCACTGCTGTTATCCCATTTCTCAAAGGACCTTCCCTAAATCCTTTGCAATGCTTAGAAACATATGACGTAAATTTCCAAGGGCTACAATACGCTCAGCTGAACTACCAGGGGAAATATAAAATACAGAAGCCGGTAAAACACAAATAAACAGGAATGTTTTTCACCAAATAGCTTCTCTGACATTGTAGTAAAAAATATACTCTTTCCCTTCGTTACATAGAAGAAACAATCATACAACCAATAATCACCAGTGGTACATGAACTTGTATTTTGGTGCAGTCAAAACTAGCACTGAACCAGTTGACAGAATTACAGCTTAATTAATGAAAAATGTATAGAAACTTAAAAAGCACACGTGCACAATTCTAGCAGAtcaaatgctatatatatatatatatatatatatatatatatatatatatatatatatatatatatatatatatatatatatatatatatatattccctgaGATAATAATAGCACATAAATATATTCATAGGTTGGCACCAAGgaggaaaaagaaaacattttgtgCGTTCGATGCAGGATAAGAATGTGAGTTCAGTAGCAGCAAATATTTGTATTTTGTACTACATGTTTATAGTAGGGTGCATTAACAAATTTGCGTAAGTGTGTTAGTATCAAAGTAACCAAGTTCATTGTAACATATGATAAGTTGGACAATAGCCGCATTAAAGCGGCGAAGACAATATTTAGAATATTGTTCCCTATTATAATACAGCTCTCAAACTTCGTAATTTATTTTGTGGAGAATTATCATAAAGTAAAACTTAAACTGAATGGTCATGTCCTGTTAGGCCTGTACACGTGAGAGTGGGACACGCTTTGGAGGCGGAGCTTTATATTAAATCATATATCTCTCATCAAGGGACTATGGGAcgaaaaaaaaaggaaggaagaAACTTACGAGCAAATGGTGTTGAGGTTTTTCTCTTCGTCCACGTCTTGTGAGTAGGCTTCGATCTGATCGCCCATCTTGAGCATACAATTGGAGAAGCCCTTAAAGACCGCATCACACTTGCCTGCTGCCTTCACCGCCTGCACCAGGTATGCTGGGAAGAGAGATCAGCACCACGTCAGGAGGACAGCTCCTACATACACTCTGCATTACATCAGCACCACTAAACTTTCCACATCTCCCCAACACTCCCCTTTCCCTCATCCCTGCAATGCAACACCAATTCTCATATCATCCGCTTCAATACAAACTGCACATCCAGTTTCCAAGATAATTTTACAAATACATCTTAAATTAAATGAAATATTCTTGATTCCTCCATACAAACAATTACTTCCATGTTATTCATATGGTTACAATTTAATTTAAGCATCAAAGGTCAGAATATCATTGAGGAAAATACATTAGACTTGTAAAACAGACCTGACCCACACCAAACAGAGGTGACCCTCACCAAAGCCTTTAGATGTAAAGCATACTCCCACATTAAATTAAGACAACCAGCAAGGCACAACAACTATTTTTAAGGGAAAAATATGTCGTGCTTCATCGATAAAGAATAAGGCTCAATAAAACGTCCCGGTTTGTTTTaatggcaattaaatagaattgTACCCAACACGCAATAAATGAATGTAACGTTGCCTGGAGCATTAAATAGCTGACAAAGGGGGGCTAATTAAATCTAATCAGAATATTTCATAGAGGTTTAATGTACCCCTTGCTGCACTTTATAGAATACTGTATTATTCACGAAGATAATCGTGCATCTATATACACATTCCAATGGATTAGACCTGGCGATGTCTCGATTACACAACAGATACTGCAGTGTTCAGCTATGCACTAGCACTAGTCACCAACATCTGGAGTGAGGTGGGGGGACTCTCATACTGTACTTGCTGTGTGGGtactggagtgggggggggggggcattttagaTAATCGAGCACCAGACATTTTCCCTGCCATTAAGAGGATACATCGTTTCTACAAATACAGCACGTTATATGTAAGGTATTCATGCTGGAGtaaatatttttgtatatagcACGAAAGGACAGCACATTAAAATCCATCTCTCCCCTTTCTTTTTACaaatgcaggcaggcagctaATCATTAATAATG from Hyperolius riggenbachi isolate aHypRig1 chromosome 5, aHypRig1.pri, whole genome shotgun sequence encodes the following:
- the NRN1 gene encoding neuritin, which translates into the protein MGVNLNGRYILLVLAVQLAYLVQAVKAAGKCDAVFKGFSNCMLKMGDQIEAYSQDVDEEKNLNTICSYWNEFHVCAVTVLADCHEGAADMWEKLKKDSKKLNIEGSLFQMCGGSSGSASPRPIHPTILPLLMVSLSALLTRIF